From Stigmatopora argus isolate UIUO_Sarg chromosome 14, RoL_Sarg_1.0, whole genome shotgun sequence, the proteins below share one genomic window:
- the kctd13 gene encoding BTB/POZ domain-containing adapter for CUL3-mediated RhoA degradation protein 1, translating into MSAEASVSSHAANSAESADSHPVFQSIVEDRHRGLLGSKYVKLNVGGSLHYTTVQTLTKEESLLESICNGGTEVNIDSDGWVILDRSGRHFGIILNFLRDGSVPLPDDHKELDEILKEAQYYRVQGLIQHCITALQKQKDIFESVCRIPMITSAKEEQKMIATCRKPVVKLQNNRGNNKYSYTSNSDDNLLKNIELFDKLVLRFNGRVLFVKDVLGDEICCWSFYGEGRKIAEVCCTSIVYATEKKQTKVEFPEARIFEETLNILIYENGRRSGPGGLHLLDSRGSGSSIGQSEEEGVVGDRRVRRIHVRRHIMHDERGHGQQTVYKD; encoded by the exons ATGTCTGCTGAGGCGTCAGTCAGCAGTCATGCTGCAAACTCTGCCGAGTCTGCTGATTCCCACCCTGTTTTCCAGAGCATTGTTGAAGACAGACATAGGGGTCTGTTGGGCAGCAAATATGTCAAGTTAAATGTGGGTGGCTCGCTGCATTATACTACTGTCCAGACATTGACCAAGGAGGAAAGTCTGCTGGAGAGCATTTGCAATGGAGGAACCGAAGTGAACATAGATTCAGATG GTTGGGTGATTTTAGACCGAAGTGGCCGGCATTTTGGGATCATTTTGAACTTCCTGCGGGACGGCTCAGTACCGCTCCCTGATGACCACAAGGAACTTGATGAGATCCTAAAAGAGGCCCAGTACTACAGGGTCCAGGGTCTTATCCAGCACTGCATCACTGCCCTGCAG AAGCAAAAAGACATATTTGAAAGTGTCTGTCGCATCCCAATGATTACGTCAGCCAAAGAAGAGCAGAAGATGATTGCAACTTGCAGAAAG CCAGTTGTAAAGTTGCAGAACAACAGAGGAAATAACAAGTACTCCTATACCAG CAATTCAGATGACAACCTGTTGAAGAACATCGAACTGTTTGACAAACTTGTGCTTCGCTTTAATGGGCGGGTCCTGTTCGTGAAAGACGTGTTGGGTGACGAGATTTGCTGCTGGTCTTTTTACGGCGAAGGTCGTAAGATTGCCGAAGTATGCTGCACATCCATCGTCTACGCCACAGAAAAGAAGCAGACCAAA GTTGAATTTCCAGAGGCTCGAATTTTTGAAGAAACCCTCAATATCCTCATTTACGAGAACGGCAGACGATCGGGTCCAGGAGGCTTACACCTATTAGATTCTAGGGGGTCCGGTTCTTCGATTGGCCAATCAGAAGAAGAGGGCGTAGTGGGTGACAGGCGAGTGAGGCGAATTCATGTCAGGAGGCACATAATGCACGACGAAAGAGGGCACGGTCAACAAACAGTATACAAGGATTGA